The proteins below are encoded in one region of Mycobacterium shinjukuense:
- the rfbC gene encoding dTDP-4-dehydrorhamnose 3,5-epimerase — MKARELDVPGAWEITPTIHRDPRGLFFEWLTDHGFRAFAGHRLDVRQANCSVSSAGVLRGLHFAQLPPSQAKYVTCVSGAIFDVVVDIRLGSPTFGRWASVLLDDRDRRSVYISEGLAHGFLALQDNSTVMYLCSAEYNPQREHTICATDPTLAIDWPLVGGAAPSLSDRDAAAPSFDEVRSSGLLPSWQETQTFIRDLRGA, encoded by the coding sequence ATGAAAGCACGCGAACTCGACGTCCCGGGCGCCTGGGAGATCACCCCGACCATCCACCGCGATCCCCGCGGACTGTTCTTCGAATGGCTTACCGATCACGGGTTTCGCGCATTTGCCGGTCACCGCTTGGACGTCCGGCAAGCCAATTGCTCGGTATCGTCGGCCGGTGTGCTGCGCGGCCTGCACTTTGCCCAGCTGCCACCGAGCCAGGCCAAATACGTGACCTGCGTGTCCGGCGCCATCTTCGATGTGGTGGTCGACATCCGTTTGGGCTCGCCGACATTCGGCCGTTGGGCCTCGGTGCTGCTCGACGACCGGGACCGCAGGTCCGTCTACATCTCAGAGGGCCTCGCGCATGGTTTTCTTGCGCTGCAAGACAATTCGACGGTGATGTATCTGTGTTCGGCGGAATACAACCCGCAGCGCGAGCACACCATCTGTGCTACCGATCCAACGCTGGCAATCGACTGGCCGCTGGTCGGCGGGGCGGCACCCAGCTTATCCGACCGCGACGCCGCGGCCCCCAGCTTCGACGAAGTGCGCTCCTCAGGCCTGTTGCCCAGCTGGCAGGAGACGCAGACGTTCATCCGAGATCTGCGCGGTGCCTAA
- a CDS encoding DNA-directed RNA polymerase subunit alpha produces MLISQRPTLSEDILTDNRSQFVIEPLEPGFGYTLGNSLRRTLLSSIPGAAVTSIRIDGVLHEFTTVPGVKEDVTDIILNLKGLVVSSEEDEPVTMYLRKQGPGEVTAGDIVPPAGVTVHNPSMHIATLNDKGKLEIELVVERGRGYVPAVQNRASGAEIGRIPVDSIYSPVLKVTYKVEATRVEQRTDFDKLILDVETKSSITPRDALASAGKTLVELFGLARELNVEAEGIEIGPSPAEADHIASFALPIDDLDLTVRSYNCLKREGVHTVGELVSRTESDLLDIRNFGQKSIDEVKVKLHQLGLSLKDSPPSFDPSEVAGYDVATGGWATDTGYEEQDYAETEQL; encoded by the coding sequence ATGCTGATTTCACAGCGCCCCACATTGTCCGAGGACATCCTCACCGACAACAGGTCCCAGTTCGTCATCGAGCCGCTGGAGCCGGGATTCGGTTACACGCTGGGCAATTCGCTGCGTCGCACACTGCTGTCGTCGATTCCCGGCGCGGCGGTCACCAGCATCCGCATCGACGGCGTGCTGCACGAGTTCACCACCGTGCCCGGGGTGAAAGAGGATGTCACCGACATCATCTTGAACCTCAAAGGCCTGGTGGTGTCCTCGGAGGAGGACGAGCCGGTCACGATGTATCTGCGCAAGCAGGGTCCGGGCGAGGTCACCGCGGGTGACATTGTGCCGCCTGCCGGTGTCACCGTGCACAACCCGTCCATGCACATCGCCACGCTGAACGACAAGGGCAAGCTGGAAATCGAGCTCGTCGTCGAGCGCGGGCGCGGCTATGTTCCGGCCGTGCAGAACAGGGCTTCGGGCGCCGAAATCGGCCGTATCCCAGTCGATTCCATCTACTCGCCGGTGCTCAAGGTGACCTATAAGGTGGAAGCCACCCGTGTCGAGCAGCGCACCGACTTCGACAAGCTGATTCTGGACGTGGAGACCAAGAGTTCGATCACGCCGCGCGACGCGTTGGCATCGGCGGGTAAGACGCTGGTCGAATTGTTCGGGCTGGCACGCGAACTCAACGTCGAGGCCGAGGGCATCGAGATCGGGCCGTCGCCGGCTGAGGCCGACCACATCGCGTCGTTTGCGCTGCCGATCGACGACCTGGACCTGACCGTGCGGTCCTACAACTGCCTCAAGCGCGAGGGTGTGCACACCGTCGGCGAGCTGGTCTCACGTACCGAATCTGACCTGCTCGACATCCGCAACTTCGGCCAGAAGTCCATCGATGAGGTGAAGGTCAAGCTGCACCAGCTGGGACTGTCGCTCAAGGACAGCCCGCCCAGCTTCGACCCCTCGGAAGTCGCGGGTTACGACGTCGCCACCGGCGGCTGGGCCACCGACACGGGCTACGAAGAGCAGGACTACGCCGAGACCGAGCAGCTGTAG
- a CDS encoding LLM class F420-dependent oxidoreductase: protein MTDTAANSGAGKPNLGRFGSFGRGVTPAQAKEIESLGYGAVWVGGSPPAALAWVEPILEATTTLQVATGIVNIWSAPAKPVADSFHRIDKAYPGRFLLGIGVGHAEVVTEYRRPYDALVSYLDRLDEYGVPANRRVVAALGPRVLKLSAQRSAGAHPYLTTPEHTARARELLGPSAFLAPEHKVVLTTDAERARAVGRKALGIYFNLANYRNNWKRLGFTDDDITAPGSDRLVDAVVAYGSTDTIAARLTEHLHAGADHVPVQVLTGADQLVPALAELAGALGLETAMRR, encoded by the coding sequence ATGACCGACACTGCTGCCAACTCTGGCGCTGGCAAGCCAAACCTGGGCCGGTTCGGATCGTTCGGACGCGGCGTGACGCCTGCGCAGGCCAAAGAAATCGAATCCTTGGGTTACGGGGCCGTCTGGGTGGGAGGTTCACCGCCGGCCGCGCTGGCCTGGGTGGAACCCATCCTCGAGGCCACGACCACCTTGCAGGTGGCCACCGGCATCGTCAACATCTGGTCGGCGCCCGCCAAGCCGGTTGCCGACTCGTTTCACCGGATCGACAAGGCCTACCCGGGCCGCTTCCTGCTGGGTATCGGCGTCGGCCATGCCGAGGTGGTCACCGAATACCGCAGGCCCTACGACGCGCTGGTGAGCTATCTGGACCGGCTCGACGAGTACGGCGTGCCGGCCAACCGTCGCGTGGTCGCCGCGCTGGGCCCGCGGGTCCTGAAGCTGTCGGCGCAACGCAGCGCGGGCGCCCACCCCTACCTCACCACTCCGGAGCACACCGCCCGGGCCCGGGAACTGCTGGGACCGTCGGCGTTTCTGGCACCCGAACACAAGGTGGTGCTGACCACCGACGCGGAGCGGGCCCGTGCGGTGGGCCGCAAAGCCCTTGGCATCTATTTCAACCTGGCCAACTACCGCAACAACTGGAAACGGCTGGGCTTCACCGACGACGACATCACCGCGCCGGGCAGCGACCGCCTGGTCGACGCCGTGGTCGCATACGGCAGCACCGACACCATCGCGGCCCGGCTCACCGAGCACCTGCACGCCGGAGCCGACCACGTCCCCGTCCAGGTCCTCACCGGAGCTGACCAGCTGGTCCCCGCCCTGGCCGAATTGGCCGGGGCGCTCGGGCTGGAAACGGCCATGCGGCGCTGA
- the truA gene encoding tRNA pseudouridine(38-40) synthase TruA — MNGVVRLRLDIAYDGTDFAGWAAQSGQRTVAGVLDEALTTVFRTPVRLRAAGRTDAGVHATGQVAHVDVPGDAVPNAYPRRPCAGEPEFLPLLRRLGRFLPADVRVCDITRAPAGFDARFSALRRHYAYRLSTAPYGVEPQRARYVTAWPRALDVAAMTAASRDLLGLHDFAAFCRHRDGATTIRELQRLDWSRDGELITAHVTADAFCWSMVRSLVGALLAVGERKRPVGWCRELLAAAARSSDFAAAPARGLTLVGVDYPPDDQLAARNVITRDLRSR; from the coding sequence ATTAACGGGGTCGTCCGTCTGCGGCTCGATATCGCCTACGACGGAACCGATTTCGCCGGCTGGGCTGCGCAATCCGGGCAGCGCACGGTGGCCGGCGTGCTCGATGAGGCGTTGACGACCGTTTTTCGCACACCGGTGCGGCTGCGCGCGGCCGGGCGCACCGATGCGGGCGTGCACGCCACCGGGCAGGTCGCCCATGTCGATGTGCCCGGTGACGCCGTGCCGAACGCCTACCCACGTAGGCCCTGCGCCGGTGAGCCGGAATTCCTGCCGCTGCTGCGGCGGCTGGGCCGGTTTCTGCCCGCCGATGTCCGCGTCTGCGATATCACCCGCGCGCCAGCGGGTTTCGACGCGCGGTTTTCGGCGCTGCGCCGGCATTACGCCTACCGGCTGAGCACCGCGCCCTACGGCGTGGAGCCGCAGCGGGCTCGTTATGTCACCGCCTGGCCGCGTGCCCTCGATGTTGCCGCCATGACGGCGGCGTCACGGGATCTGTTGGGGCTGCACGATTTCGCCGCGTTCTGCCGACATCGCGACGGCGCCACCACGATCCGCGAGCTGCAGCGGCTGGACTGGTCGCGCGACGGTGAGCTGATCACCGCCCACGTCACCGCCGACGCGTTCTGCTGGTCGATGGTGCGGTCGTTGGTCGGGGCGCTGCTGGCCGTCGGCGAACGTAAGCGCCCGGTGGGCTGGTGTCGCGAGCTGCTCGCTGCCGCAGCCCGATCCAGCGACTTCGCGGCCGCCCCGGCGCGCGGGTTGACGTTGGTCGGCGTGGACTATCCACCCGACGACCAGCTCGCGGCGCGGAACGTGATTACCCGGGATCTGCGCTCGCGTTAG
- the rpsM gene encoding 30S ribosomal protein S13 codes for MARLVGVDLPRDKRMEIALTYIYGIGRTRSNEILAATGIDRDLRTKDLSDDQLTRLRDYIEANLKVEGDLRREVQADIRRKIEIGCYQGLRHRRGLPVRGQRTKTNARTRKGPKRTIAGKKKAR; via the coding sequence ATGGCACGACTAGTGGGCGTCGATTTGCCGCGCGACAAGCGCATGGAGATCGCCCTGACCTACATCTACGGCATCGGCCGTACCCGCTCCAACGAAATCCTGGCCGCCACCGGCATCGACCGGGATCTGCGCACCAAAGACCTGTCCGACGACCAGCTCACCCGGCTCCGCGATTACATCGAAGCCAACCTGAAGGTGGAGGGCGACCTGCGCCGCGAGGTGCAGGCCGACATCCGCCGCAAGATCGAGATCGGCTGTTATCAGGGTTTGCGGCACCGCCGCGGGCTTCCGGTGCGCGGCCAGCGGACCAAGACCAACGCGCGCACCCGCAAGGGCCCCAAGCGCACCATCGCAGGCAAGAAGAAGGCCAGGTAA
- the rfbB gene encoding dTDP-glucose 4,6-dehydratase, which produces MRLLVTGGAGFIGANFVHSTVRDYPDDTVTVLDALTYAGRRESLADVADAIRLVEGDITDAELVSQLVAESDAVVHFAAESHVDNALDDPEPFLRTNVVGTFTILEAVRRHGVRLHHISTDEVYGDLALDDPQRFTETTPYNPSSPYSATKAGADMLVRAWVRSYGVPATISNCSNNYGPYQHVEKFIPRQITNVLTGRRPKLYGSGANVRDWIHVEDHNSAVRRILEKGQIGRTYLISSEGERDNLTVLRTLLRLMGRDPDDFDHVPDRVGHDLRYAIDPSTLYSELCWAPKHTDFEEGLRDTIDWYRKNESWWRPLKDAAEARYQERGQ; this is translated from the coding sequence ATGCGGTTGCTGGTAACCGGCGGGGCCGGCTTCATCGGCGCGAATTTCGTGCACAGCACCGTACGCGATTATCCCGACGACACGGTGACGGTGCTCGACGCCTTGACCTACGCCGGGCGGCGGGAGTCGTTGGCCGATGTCGCGGACGCCATCCGGCTGGTGGAGGGCGACATCACCGACGCCGAGCTGGTTTCGCAGCTGGTGGCCGAATCCGACGCGGTGGTGCATTTCGCCGCCGAATCCCATGTCGACAACGCGCTGGATGACCCGGAGCCGTTCCTGCGCACCAACGTCGTCGGTACCTTCACCATCTTGGAGGCGGTGCGGCGCCACGGCGTGCGCCTGCACCACATCTCGACCGACGAGGTCTATGGCGACCTCGCGCTCGACGACCCGCAGCGGTTCACCGAGACCACGCCTTACAACCCGTCGAGTCCGTACTCGGCGACCAAGGCCGGCGCGGACATGCTGGTCCGGGCCTGGGTGCGGTCCTACGGCGTACCCGCGACGATCTCCAACTGCTCCAACAACTACGGGCCGTATCAGCACGTGGAGAAGTTCATCCCGCGCCAGATCACCAACGTGCTCACCGGGCGGCGCCCCAAGCTGTATGGCAGCGGCGCCAACGTGCGCGACTGGATCCACGTCGAGGACCACAACAGCGCGGTCCGGCGAATCCTGGAGAAGGGCCAGATCGGCCGGACCTACCTGATCAGCTCCGAAGGCGAGCGCGACAATCTGACGGTGCTGCGCACGCTGCTGCGCCTGATGGGACGCGATCCGGACGACTTCGACCATGTTCCCGACCGCGTCGGTCACGACCTGCGATACGCGATCGATCCCTCCACCCTGTACAGCGAATTATGCTGGGCCCCAAAGCACACCGACTTCGAAGAAGGACTGCGTGACACCATCGACTGGTACCGCAAAAACGAGTCGTGGTGGCGCCCGTTGAAGGACGCCGCGGAGGCCCGCTACCAGGAACGCGGTCAATGA
- a CDS encoding lipoprotein LpqH: MKRELLTAAGAATCVAVLAGCSSDDEAASPSPGAPKSSVATGAATPSSATPAAPGETRVIIGGRAQNVGGPVVCSTNDGKFSIAIGDLLTGVIVGLEPDASAVRSAGLGTVDGVVLSFTEGAPGNSATATKNGNSYRITGTATGVDSAGQQVSKTFEVDATCP; the protein is encoded by the coding sequence GTGAAGCGCGAGTTGTTGACCGCCGCCGGAGCGGCGACCTGCGTGGCGGTACTGGCCGGGTGTTCCAGCGACGACGAGGCGGCGAGCCCCTCGCCGGGCGCGCCGAAGTCCAGCGTGGCCACCGGTGCCGCGACCCCGTCCAGCGCCACACCGGCAGCACCGGGAGAGACCAGGGTCATCATCGGCGGCCGGGCGCAGAATGTCGGTGGCCCCGTGGTGTGCTCGACGAACGACGGCAAGTTCTCCATTGCCATCGGCGACCTGCTCACCGGCGTCATCGTCGGCCTGGAACCCGACGCCTCGGCGGTCCGCAGCGCCGGGCTGGGCACCGTTGACGGGGTTGTGTTGAGCTTCACCGAGGGCGCGCCCGGCAACAGCGCCACCGCCACCAAGAACGGCAACAGCTACCGGATCACCGGCACCGCCACCGGTGTGGACAGCGCGGGGCAGCAGGTCAGCAAGACCTTCGAAGTCGACGCCACCTGTCCCTAG
- the infA gene encoding translation initiation factor IF-1 encodes MAKKDGAIEVEGRVVEPLPNAMFRIELENGHRVLAHISGKMRQHYIRILPEDRVVVELSPYDLSRGRIVYRYK; translated from the coding sequence ATGGCCAAGAAGGACGGTGCCATCGAGGTCGAGGGCCGGGTGGTCGAGCCCCTGCCCAATGCCATGTTTCGCATTGAGCTGGAGAACGGCCACAGGGTGCTCGCCCACATCAGCGGCAAGATGCGCCAGCACTACATCCGCATCCTGCCCGAGGATCGGGTGGTGGTGGAGTTGTCGCCCTACGACCTGTCCCGGGGCCGCATCGTGTACCGGTACAAGTAG
- a CDS encoding Fic family protein: MHELVCVLENEESLPIVVKAAMAHLNLVLIHPFRGGNGRMARCLQTLVLAREGIVSPVFSSIEEYLGRYTLDYYDVLAKVGGGSWQPTNDARPWIRFVLTAHLRQAKTVLRRTDEIEKLYIELDRLIRRNRLPDRTMEALFDAAMGLRVRRSVYRAILEGQSDDTVSEQTATRDLQMLSNAGLLIPHGEKRGRFYTAGDEIRAIRQVIVERRNPKDYTDPFSAAAAEPTGQAQLF, from the coding sequence ATGCACGAGCTCGTGTGCGTTTTAGAAAACGAAGAATCTCTCCCGATCGTTGTCAAAGCGGCGATGGCCCATCTAAATCTTGTTCTTATCCACCCCTTCAGGGGCGGCAACGGAAGGATGGCCCGCTGCCTGCAGACGCTAGTACTCGCGCGAGAGGGGATTGTGTCTCCGGTCTTCTCAAGCATCGAGGAGTACCTGGGGCGCTACACCCTCGACTACTACGATGTACTGGCCAAGGTGGGCGGCGGCTCGTGGCAGCCCACCAATGATGCGCGTCCATGGATTCGCTTCGTTCTTACCGCGCACCTTCGCCAAGCGAAGACGGTTCTCCGACGTACCGATGAGATCGAGAAGCTATACATTGAATTGGATCGGCTCATAAGACGAAATCGACTGCCCGATCGGACGATGGAAGCTTTATTCGATGCGGCAATGGGATTGCGCGTGCGCAGATCAGTTTATCGTGCGATACTTGAAGGCCAGAGCGACGATACGGTTAGTGAACAAACGGCGACCCGCGATCTCCAAATGCTATCAAACGCCGGCCTACTAATTCCGCATGGAGAGAAGCGTGGGCGCTTCTATACAGCCGGTGACGAAATTCGTGCAATTAGACAAGTGATAGTGGAGCGGCGTAATCCGAAGGACTACACTGACCCCTTTAGTGCTGCTGCCGCCGAGCCCACCGGGCAAGCGCAGCTCTTCTAG
- the rpmJ gene encoding 50S ribosomal protein L36, whose protein sequence is MKVNPSVKPICDKCRVIRRHGRVMVICSDPRHKQRQG, encoded by the coding sequence GTGAAGGTGAACCCGAGCGTCAAGCCGATCTGCGACAAGTGCAGGGTGATCCGTCGGCACGGGCGGGTCATGGTGATTTGCTCCGATCCGCGCCACAAGCAGCGGCAGGGGTAA
- the rpsK gene encoding 30S ribosomal protein S11 yields the protein MPPKKASAAAPKTKKGQKTRRREKKNVPHGAAHIKSTFNNTIVTITDPQGNVIAWASSGHVGFKGSRKSTPFAAQLAAENAARKAQEHGVRKVDVFVKGPGSGRETAIRSLQAAGLEVGAIADVTPQPHNGVRPPKRRRV from the coding sequence ATGCCACCGAAGAAGGCAAGCGCCGCCGCGCCCAAGACCAAAAAGGGCCAGAAGACCCGTCGGCGGGAAAAGAAGAACGTCCCGCACGGCGCCGCCCACATCAAGAGCACGTTCAACAACACCATCGTGACGATCACCGACCCGCAGGGCAACGTCATCGCCTGGGCGTCGTCGGGACACGTCGGCTTCAAGGGATCGCGCAAGTCGACCCCGTTCGCGGCTCAGCTGGCCGCCGAGAACGCCGCGCGCAAGGCGCAGGAGCACGGGGTGCGCAAGGTCGATGTGTTCGTCAAGGGCCCGGGTTCGGGCCGCGAGACCGCGATCCGGTCGCTGCAGGCCGCCGGCCTGGAGGTGGGCGCGATCGCCGATGTCACCCCCCAGCCGCACAACGGTGTCCGCCCGCCCAAGCGTCGGCGCGTCTAG
- the rpsD gene encoding 30S ribosomal protein S4 has translation MARYTGPVTRKSRRLRTDLVGGDQAFEKRPYPPGQHGRARIKESEYLLQLQEKQKARFTYGVMEKQFRRYYEEAVRQPGKTGEELLKILESRLDNVVYRAGLARTRRMARQLVTHGHFTVNGVKVDVPSYRVSQYDIIDVRDKSLNTVPFQIARETAGDRPIPSWLQVVGERQRILIHQLPERAQIDVPLAEQLIVEYYSK, from the coding sequence ATGGCTCGTTACACCGGACCCGTCACCCGCAAATCACGCCGGCTGCGCACCGATCTGGTCGGTGGTGACCAGGCCTTCGAAAAGCGTCCGTATCCGCCCGGCCAGCACGGCCGCGCGCGGATCAAGGAAAGCGAATACCTGCTGCAGCTGCAGGAGAAGCAGAAGGCTCGCTTCACCTACGGGGTGATGGAAAAACAGTTCCGCCGCTACTACGAAGAGGCCGTGCGGCAACCCGGCAAGACGGGTGAAGAGCTGCTGAAGATCCTGGAGAGCCGGCTGGACAACGTCGTCTACCGAGCCGGTTTGGCCCGCACCCGCCGGATGGCGCGCCAGCTGGTCACCCACGGGCACTTCACCGTCAACGGTGTCAAGGTCGACGTGCCCAGTTACCGGGTCTCCCAGTACGACATCATCGACGTGCGGGACAAGTCCCTGAACACGGTGCCGTTCCAGATCGCCCGGGAGACGGCCGGCGACCGGCCCATCCCGAGCTGGCTGCAGGTGGTGGGGGAACGTCAACGCATCCTGATCCACCAGCTGCCCGAACGCGCACAGATCGACGTGCCACTGGCCGAGCAGCTGATCGTCGAGTACTACTCGAAGTAG